One Desulfobulbus propionicus DSM 2032 DNA segment encodes these proteins:
- the selA gene encoding L-seryl-tRNA(Sec) selenium transferase: MTSTRFSALRKIPKVTDCIAALSGFGYLKNVPPKRIKYCIRLYLNQMRRALLAGQHVELPEKNYSHWFHQLAAFVQKYHQPNLSRIINATGVILHTNLGRALLPDSSLSVVNQMGGNYSNLELDLETGKRGSRYAHVQELLCELTGAEAALVVNNNAAAVLLALETLGSGKEVVVSRGQLVEIGGSFRIPDIMARSGARLVEVGTTNCTHLQDYKNAITDDTAVLLRVHCSNYKIIGFTNEVANSDLVQLAKAYNIVVMEDLGSGCFVDLSKYGLAKEPTVQETVAAGIDVVTFSGDKLLGGPQAGILVGKKVHIDQLKRNPLNRALRIDKLTLAALESVLRLYLDESQALKAIPTLAMIAAPESAIHDRAQQVCQQCRETMDDHCIVELVNTFSQVGGGAMPGQHLASWAVAVRPLKIKASRLERQLRHAPVPVIGRMEDDRLLLDMRTVSENEQDLLIHSLYSALTMQPDAYNHPQPSL, from the coding sequence ATGACTTCGACGAGATTTTCAGCTTTGAGAAAGATCCCAAAGGTAACAGACTGCATAGCAGCGTTGTCTGGTTTTGGCTATCTTAAAAATGTTCCACCCAAACGGATAAAATATTGCATAAGGCTGTACCTCAATCAGATGCGGCGAGCTCTTTTGGCAGGGCAACATGTCGAGTTACCAGAGAAGAATTACTCCCATTGGTTTCACCAACTCGCCGCTTTTGTGCAAAAATATCATCAGCCGAATTTGTCTCGAATCATCAATGCAACCGGTGTAATTCTTCATACCAATTTAGGGCGTGCCCTCCTCCCTGACTCTTCGTTGAGTGTCGTGAACCAGATGGGAGGGAATTATTCTAACCTTGAATTGGATTTAGAAACAGGAAAGCGTGGTTCGAGGTACGCCCATGTTCAGGAACTACTGTGCGAATTAACAGGGGCCGAGGCCGCATTAGTGGTGAATAACAATGCCGCTGCAGTTCTTCTCGCCTTGGAAACGCTTGGGTCCGGAAAAGAAGTGGTTGTTTCTCGTGGCCAATTGGTGGAGATTGGCGGTTCTTTTCGTATTCCCGATATCATGGCTCGAAGCGGCGCACGACTTGTGGAAGTGGGGACGACGAATTGCACCCATCTCCAAGACTACAAAAATGCCATTACCGATGACACAGCAGTATTGCTCCGGGTGCACTGTAGTAACTATAAAATCATCGGTTTCACCAACGAGGTGGCCAATTCCGACTTGGTGCAATTGGCTAAAGCATATAATATTGTGGTCATGGAAGATCTCGGCTCCGGCTGTTTTGTCGACTTGAGCAAATATGGATTGGCCAAAGAACCGACAGTGCAAGAAACAGTTGCCGCTGGCATCGATGTTGTCACATTCAGTGGTGATAAACTCCTTGGAGGCCCACAGGCAGGTATTCTTGTCGGTAAAAAGGTCCATATTGATCAACTCAAGCGCAATCCTTTAAATCGCGCCCTTCGCATCGATAAGTTGACTTTAGCCGCCTTGGAATCTGTTTTACGATTGTATTTGGATGAATCCCAGGCGCTGAAAGCGATTCCCACGCTGGCAATGATTGCTGCTCCTGAGTCAGCCATTCACGATCGTGCCCAGCAAGTTTGCCAGCAGTGCCGTGAGACGATGGATGATCATTGCATCGTTGAACTTGTAAACACCTTTTCCCAGGTGGGAGGAGGGGCCATGCCTGGCCAGCATCTGGCGAGTTGGGCTGTAGCGGTTCGGCCTTTGAAAATAAAGGCCAGTCGGTTGGAGCGACAGCTTCGCCATGCGCCTGTCCCCGTGATAGGGAGAATGGAAGATGATCGCTTGCTCTTGGACATGAGGACTGTCAGTGAAAATGAGCAGGATCTGCTGATACACAGTCTGTATAGCGCATTGACCATGCAACCGGATGCGTACAATCATCCTCAACCCTCACTTTAG
- a CDS encoding IS5 family transposase: MIQPGFFDLQDRLHKIDKNGDPLAKINETVNWEMFRPALEKARDKGRQSTVGPKGYDVILLFKILILQSLYNLSDDATEFQILDRHSFGRFLGLHISQKVPDATTIWRFREDLVKAGIVEELFATFDAHLRDNGFMAMKGQIVDASIVSVPKQRNSREENARIKEGDIPENWSENKRRRKDADARWTKKNGKSYYGYKNHISVDVKHKLIRSYAVTDAALHDSNVFEQLLADNTSKDVWADSAYRSADRLERLGQDGFREHIQRKGSRNRPLTPREQEGNRTRSKVRSRIEHVFGVQAQRAGNVLLRTIGIARARAKIGLRNLVYNIDRMGMLLAASR; this comes from the coding sequence ATGATCCAGCCCGGCTTTTTTGATTTGCAGGACCGATTGCACAAAATCGACAAGAACGGCGACCCACTTGCCAAGATCAACGAGACGGTCAACTGGGAGATGTTTCGTCCTGCGCTCGAAAAGGCCAGGGACAAGGGCCGGCAGTCTACGGTCGGGCCGAAGGGGTACGACGTCATCCTGCTGTTTAAGATTCTCATCCTGCAGTCGTTGTACAATCTGTCGGATGACGCGACCGAGTTTCAGATTCTCGACCGGCACTCCTTTGGGCGCTTTCTTGGTCTGCACATCAGCCAGAAGGTTCCCGATGCCACCACCATCTGGCGTTTTCGGGAAGACCTCGTCAAGGCCGGCATTGTAGAGGAACTGTTTGCGACCTTCGATGCGCATCTCCGGGACAACGGCTTCATGGCGATGAAAGGGCAGATCGTGGATGCCAGCATTGTCAGCGTGCCCAAACAGCGGAACAGCCGGGAGGAAAATGCCCGGATCAAAGAGGGCGACATCCCGGAGAACTGGTCCGAGAACAAGCGGCGTAGAAAAGACGCGGACGCGCGCTGGACCAAGAAGAACGGCAAGTCTTATTACGGCTACAAGAACCACATCTCGGTGGATGTGAAGCACAAGTTGATTCGCAGCTATGCCGTGACCGATGCGGCCCTGCACGACAGCAACGTGTTCGAGCAACTCCTTGCCGACAATACGAGCAAGGACGTCTGGGCGGATTCGGCCTATCGATCCGCGGATCGATTGGAGCGCCTCGGCCAGGATGGTTTTCGTGAACACATCCAACGCAAGGGGAGCCGCAATCGTCCCTTGACGCCCAGAGAACAGGAGGGCAACCGAACCAGATCCAAGGTCCGTTCGCGAATCGAGCATGTCTTTGGTGTACAGGCGCAGCGAGCGGGGAATGTACTGTTGCGCACGATCGGCATAGCCCGAGCCCGAGCAAAGATCGGCTTGCGCAACTTGGTGTATAACATTGACCGAATGGGGATGCTTCTGGCTGCAAGCAGGTGA
- a CDS encoding ABC transporter substrate-binding protein, giving the protein MKQHTMASVLALCLIVFPFGEILAEDSVVKLGISASLSGSFTSVGASVKNSVELARREIQAEGGLKIGGKNYGVEAIYVDNASNRSAATTNILNLIGQKHIIAIVGPMSSDRAIAVGELANSFRTPMVTPWSTSPLTTLNRPYVFRVPILYDLQAMAITKFAAKEWKASKAAILYDEISPYPTGMAKAFKEYFESVNGVGSVVAFETFRTGETDFGKQLTAILNSNADFLFTPQHYQEVPLIVRQAKKMGWKKPITGSNSWAGGDLMGQCGDDCKGLTFAGNFAPGGTRGIAKQFVDKYQKEYNILPDEPAALTYDAVKLIFQALQKTGGLSGNLVDDREKLKDQIAATKNFEGVTGNMSYQGTGDPAKCAVIIKIDDQGIFTNIDTVCP; this is encoded by the coding sequence ATGAAACAGCATACCATGGCAAGCGTGCTGGCTCTTTGCCTAATAGTCTTTCCATTTGGTGAAATTTTGGCCGAAGATAGTGTTGTTAAATTGGGAATTAGTGCGAGTTTAAGCGGTAGTTTTACTTCAGTCGGGGCTAGTGTGAAGAATTCGGTTGAGCTGGCTAGGCGAGAGATTCAGGCAGAAGGAGGATTAAAGATTGGAGGAAAAAATTATGGTGTGGAAGCAATATATGTTGATAACGCTTCGAATAGAAGTGCTGCAACTACAAATATTCTAAATTTGATTGGACAGAAGCATATAATAGCTATTGTTGGCCCAATGAGCAGTGATCGGGCTATTGCTGTGGGAGAATTGGCTAATTCTTTTAGGACACCTATGGTCACGCCATGGTCAACCTCACCGTTAACCACCCTGAATCGACCGTATGTATTTCGAGTGCCGATCTTATATGATCTTCAAGCAATGGCGATAACTAAATTTGCTGCCAAGGAATGGAAAGCCTCCAAAGCGGCTATCCTTTATGATGAAATCAGTCCTTATCCCACCGGAATGGCCAAAGCTTTCAAGGAGTATTTTGAATCCGTCAATGGCGTCGGATCAGTGGTAGCATTTGAAACATTCCGGACAGGCGAAACCGATTTCGGTAAGCAATTAACAGCTATTTTAAATTCTAACGCTGATTTTCTTTTTACCCCTCAGCACTATCAAGAGGTCCCGTTGATTGTTCGGCAAGCAAAAAAAATGGGATGGAAAAAACCGATTACCGGATCCAACTCATGGGCGGGGGGCGATTTGATGGGGCAATGTGGCGATGATTGCAAGGGGTTGACTTTTGCTGGCAATTTCGCTCCCGGCGGCACCAGGGGAATTGCGAAGCAATTTGTCGATAAATATCAAAAAGAATACAATATATTGCCTGATGAGCCAGCTGCTTTGACGTATGATGCTGTTAAACTGATTTTTCAGGCATTACAAAAAACGGGAGGGTTGTCGGGGAACTTGGTTGACGACCGAGAAAAGCTAAAAGATCAGATTGCGGCGACAAAAAATTTTGAAGGTGTTACTGGTAATATGAGCTACCAAGGTACTGGAGACCCCGCAAAATGCGCAGTTATTATCAAGATTGATGATCAAGGAATTTTCACTAACATCGACACGGTTTGCCCTTAA
- a CDS encoding methyl-accepting chemotaxis protein → MEEQVKQLGRFRNPFSILIEKFNIRGKLMLSFSVMIALTLAVIVIAIISQHFAKNTIDELVFIHGKIAKLSLDTDKTLKIMNGYEKDLFLNYSEIGINDAKDKYLSKIIASGGDAYQKLYEIQQLAPKAQEKSAAQNAMDALNNYLAAFIATVNILELRVDPEFGELTKLQQAVDAMRKSTSTIEVPKVQIFFQNLLYQMQQYMLHPEKSLGDKVLVEAKLLGDTINASIDNTSLQTVVLDQLADFSKWFADVVATDETIKKRIFAYQEAVKQADPVIASFLKDAISNESQAVARMENTATLVQKIVIGAGLVAVLLGIAIAFGLARGLTRQVNHIMDLLGAMGMGDFNARTEVVSNDELGQMAIALNAMLDNITVLIQSQEERDAIQESIMKLMGEIGDLTQGDLTARAEVTEDMTGAIADSFNTMAEQFGDIVRQVKSATLAVDGTASDVSKLTVNLATKNIDQTKQVRAAIQSITEIAESIRQVSHNAVKSAKVSLDSQRNAREGAEAVEKTNIAMDEIREQINETARSIKRLGESSMEIGNVIEIINNIADRTSILALNASIQAAMAGDAGHGFAVVAEEVQRLAESSSNSTKQIEVLIKSIQSEIKDVSNRMDESIGKVVQGSQLADGAYGKLQEIESVSNQLASLIESITQASTKQVQLSESVVENMVSVGEVSNETSRVSQETATLMKTLNKTAHDLRESVEVFKVDLAPAV, encoded by the coding sequence ATGGAAGAACAGGTTAAACAATTGGGAAGGTTTCGCAATCCGTTTTCGATATTAATCGAAAAATTTAATATTCGCGGTAAATTGATGCTATCTTTTTCGGTTATGATTGCATTGACCTTAGCTGTTATTGTTATAGCAATTATTTCTCAGCATTTTGCCAAAAATACCATTGATGAATTGGTTTTTATCCATGGGAAAATAGCAAAATTGAGCCTTGATACTGATAAGACGTTGAAAATAATGAACGGATATGAAAAAGATCTGTTTCTTAATTACAGTGAAATCGGAATTAATGATGCAAAAGATAAGTATCTAAGCAAGATTATTGCATCTGGTGGCGATGCATATCAAAAATTATATGAAATTCAGCAATTGGCTCCGAAGGCACAGGAAAAAAGCGCTGCGCAAAACGCTATGGATGCTCTCAATAATTATCTGGCAGCATTTATCGCCACGGTTAACATTCTTGAGTTACGCGTGGATCCAGAATTCGGTGAGTTGACCAAGCTGCAACAGGCTGTAGACGCAATGCGGAAATCGACAAGTACTATCGAGGTGCCAAAGGTCCAGATATTTTTTCAAAACCTTTTATACCAAATGCAACAATACATGCTCCATCCGGAAAAGTCGCTGGGTGATAAAGTGCTTGTTGAGGCCAAATTGCTTGGTGACACCATCAATGCCTCCATTGATAATACCTCGCTGCAGACGGTTGTTCTGGATCAGCTTGCTGATTTTTCGAAGTGGTTTGCGGACGTGGTAGCCACCGATGAAACCATCAAAAAGAGAATTTTCGCCTATCAGGAGGCCGTGAAACAAGCTGACCCCGTTATCGCCTCCTTCCTCAAAGACGCTATTTCCAACGAATCTCAGGCGGTTGCTCGCATGGAGAACACTGCAACCTTGGTGCAGAAAATCGTCATTGGAGCGGGTCTTGTTGCCGTTCTTCTCGGCATAGCGATTGCTTTTGGTCTTGCGCGCGGTTTGACGCGCCAAGTTAACCACATCATGGACTTGCTTGGCGCCATGGGTATGGGTGACTTTAACGCCCGCACCGAGGTTGTCAGTAATGATGAACTTGGTCAAATGGCCATAGCACTGAATGCTATGCTTGATAACATAACAGTTTTAATTCAGAGCCAAGAAGAGCGTGATGCTATTCAGGAATCGATCATGAAACTGATGGGCGAGATCGGTGACCTGACCCAAGGTGATCTAACTGCTCGTGCGGAAGTTACCGAAGACATGACTGGTGCTATTGCCGACTCGTTCAATACCATGGCAGAGCAATTCGGTGACATCGTGCGTCAAGTGAAGAGTGCGACGCTTGCTGTTGATGGAACCGCATCGGATGTCTCAAAATTAACGGTTAATCTTGCCACAAAAAATATCGATCAAACAAAACAGGTCAGGGCCGCCATCCAGTCCATCACCGAAATTGCAGAATCAATCCGACAGGTTTCTCATAACGCTGTGAAATCGGCTAAAGTATCATTGGATTCACAACGTAATGCACGTGAAGGTGCAGAAGCTGTTGAAAAAACTAATATTGCTATGGATGAAATTCGAGAACAGATCAACGAAACAGCTAGATCTATTAAAAGATTGGGTGAGAGTTCAATGGAGATTGGCAACGTCATTGAAATTATCAATAATATTGCTGATCGAACTTCTATCCTTGCTTTGAACGCCTCAATACAAGCTGCAATGGCTGGTGATGCCGGCCATGGTTTTGCTGTTGTTGCCGAAGAGGTTCAGCGGTTGGCTGAAAGTTCAAGTAATTCAACAAAACAGATAGAAGTGTTAATAAAGAGTATTCAGTCAGAAATAAAAGATGTTAGCAACCGCATGGATGAGAGTATAGGCAAGGTTGTTCAAGGATCTCAACTTGCTGACGGTGCATACGGTAAGCTGCAGGAGATTGAATCGGTCTCTAATCAGCTCGCGAGTCTCATTGAATCTATTACCCAAGCCTCAACCAAACAGGTACAGTTATCGGAAAGTGTTGTCGAAAACATGGTGTCGGTTGGAGAGGTCAGTAACGAGACATCCAGGGTATCTCAGGAAACGGCTACCCTAATGAAAACGCTAAACAAGACAGCGCATGACCTCCGCGAATCTGTTGAGGTCTTTAAAGTTGATTTGGCTCCAGCTGTTTAA
- a CDS encoding M16 family metallopeptidase, translating into MVEQSVLENRIRVVTKRMEGVRSISLGFLMATGSMDEPEGQSGIAHLTEHLMFDGTERRSNEEIARMMDVTGGQVGGFTSRDYTCFTTTVLDDYRTYLIDLMGDILLNSQFADHAVHQEKETIIRELSAQLDRPDICAHERLKSHIWQGHPLGRPIGGSIASVARLQRQNVVDFFKANYQPRRLIVAAAGNVNHQDLVTNVADAFWMMKDDGKADTKSLRPVFHRGVTVECKGVSHVYFSIGLKASPYAANERYLIHLFTVVLGGGMSSRLFRKLRQELGMVYEISAEYQAYDDDGVIVIEGSTATELLHSVISQILLEIRGMASGVLPITEEELWVAKMQLNGQHIISQENSHTCMGSLATQAFYFDRFIDSEEICSQINEVNIDIINTITTSALCYGLQNLAISLIGPSCEPVCNTTILENMIRESL; encoded by the coding sequence ATGGTCGAACAAAGCGTCTTGGAAAATAGAATTCGGGTTGTAACCAAGAGAATGGAAGGTGTTCGTTCCATCTCTCTAGGGTTTCTCATGGCTACGGGATCAATGGATGAACCGGAAGGGCAAAGCGGTATCGCGCATTTAACCGAACATTTGATGTTTGATGGGACTGAACGGCGAAGCAACGAAGAAATAGCGCGAATGATGGATGTGACCGGCGGCCAGGTCGGTGGTTTCACTTCGCGGGACTACACTTGTTTCACGACCACGGTGCTTGACGATTATCGAACTTATTTGATCGATTTAATGGGTGATATTCTGCTGAACTCTCAGTTTGCTGATCATGCTGTGCATCAAGAAAAAGAGACAATTATTCGAGAATTAAGCGCCCAGTTGGATCGACCTGATATTTGTGCCCATGAACGATTGAAGTCTCATATTTGGCAGGGGCATCCTTTGGGAAGGCCTATCGGTGGCTCTATTGCATCGGTAGCCAGATTGCAACGACAGAATGTGGTAGATTTTTTCAAGGCTAACTATCAACCACGACGACTGATTGTTGCCGCAGCGGGAAATGTCAATCACCAAGATTTGGTGACTAATGTGGCCGACGCATTCTGGATGATGAAGGATGACGGGAAAGCCGATACAAAATCGCTTCGTCCAGTTTTCCATCGTGGTGTTACTGTAGAGTGCAAAGGTGTTTCCCACGTATATTTCTCTATAGGGTTGAAGGCGTCTCCGTATGCAGCGAATGAACGTTATCTCATCCATCTGTTCACAGTCGTTTTAGGAGGAGGCATGAGCTCCCGCTTGTTTCGAAAACTTAGGCAGGAATTGGGAATGGTTTATGAAATTAGTGCAGAATATCAAGCGTATGATGATGATGGCGTTATTGTTATCGAAGGTTCAACTGCCACTGAACTGCTTCACTCAGTTATTTCCCAAATTTTATTAGAAATTAGAGGAATGGCTTCAGGCGTTCTACCGATTACGGAAGAAGAGTTGTGGGTTGCAAAAATGCAGCTTAATGGTCAGCACATTATATCTCAAGAAAATTCTCATACTTGCATGGGGAGCTTGGCAACACAAGCTTTCTATTTCGACAGGTTTATCGATTCTGAAGAAATTTGTTCACAAATAAATGAAGTAAATATTGATATTATCAATACAATTACAACTAGTGCTCTCTGTTACGGATTGCAAAATTTGGCGATTTCACTTATAGGGCCTTCTTGTGAACCAGTTTGTAATACAACGATTCTTGAAAATATGATTCGTGAATCATTGTAA
- a CDS encoding chemotaxis protein CheW, producing MTKKERQQAEVRLFLLPLVLDDITESVFCLFSQNQIVEILGQQPIQRIPCSPLYLQGVVRYRDELLPVIDIGQVCNWAAARRGEYKQLMVVRTGAVDSATGEPMKAIVSANLRVQTIKLSGQVLATEFTEAPPPPSLANSGILRGFFRRKEHYLALMNLDQITAGVYGS from the coding sequence ATGACCAAAAAGGAAAGACAACAGGCGGAAGTGCGGTTGTTTCTGTTGCCCTTGGTGCTTGATGATATCACGGAGAGTGTTTTTTGCCTGTTTAGCCAGAATCAGATTGTGGAGATTCTTGGCCAACAACCGATACAACGCATCCCCTGTAGTCCGTTGTATCTGCAGGGTGTTGTTCGTTATCGAGACGAACTGTTGCCAGTGATCGATATCGGTCAAGTGTGCAATTGGGCAGCGGCCCGTCGGGGTGAATATAAACAATTAATGGTTGTGCGAACGGGTGCGGTTGATTCTGCCACTGGGGAACCGATGAAGGCGATTGTTTCGGCAAATTTAAGGGTACAGACTATCAAGCTTTCAGGCCAGGTGTTAGCAACAGAATTTACGGAAGCGCCGCCTCCGCCTTCACTAGCCAACTCGGGCATACTTCGGGGATTTTTCCGGCGGAAGGAGCACTATCTGGCACTGATGAACCTCGATCAGATTACTGCGGGAGTCTACGGATCGTAA
- a CDS encoding chemotaxis protein CheW translates to MNTFFVIQIEEQLFGLAKEWVAGVGVRNDSKVKPIEENGRKCLPLAHGHRAVICDFRDLLGIGDAASHGKQQFYVILSHHGRFMAVPMSGRGRLVMVNETTVHALPSAFQGQPRKLVPGIVHNGQDAIVLVDVQALMDIANAVACEDK, encoded by the coding sequence GTGAACACCTTTTTTGTGATCCAAATTGAGGAACAACTGTTTGGTTTGGCAAAAGAATGGGTAGCTGGTGTGGGCGTACGGAATGATAGCAAAGTGAAACCTATCGAGGAGAACGGCCGCAAATGCCTTCCGCTAGCGCATGGACACCGCGCGGTGATCTGTGACTTCCGAGATTTGCTTGGAATAGGGGATGCCGCGTCGCATGGCAAGCAGCAATTTTACGTCATTCTTAGTCATCATGGTCGGTTCATGGCTGTGCCCATGAGTGGGAGAGGCAGGTTGGTCATGGTTAACGAAACAACCGTGCATGCGCTGCCATCTGCTTTTCAAGGACAACCGAGGAAGTTGGTGCCAGGAATAGTGCATAACGGCCAGGATGCTATCGTTTTGGTAGATGTGCAAGCTCTTATGGACATTGCAAATGCGGTGGCCTGTGAAGACAAGTGA